The Candidatus Microthrix subdominans genome includes a window with the following:
- a CDS encoding glycosyltransferase family 4 protein — MSPRRVLLVLGPSAGGIRQHVAVLAGALEQRGWTVRVAGPPGVMDGLRRLDAEIDVPASKRPDRLLRAAGQLRRVRGDAEVIHAHGFGAAAVSRLARLGRPLVVTVHNLVIPENAGRFHAAKVWLARQVLAGCDRVIVISPEIDAEVATVVPDERRRYVLPMSAERSPDRDRATTREALGIAEGIPLVVVVARINPQKDLGTFLRAMAAVRDRLPQVRAIVVGDGEEAEATTLEALRQSLRLGSTVEFVGRRTNPADEMMAADVVALSSAWEGSPIAVVEALRLGRPLVSTAVGTVPYDLTDGVDARVVPIGDPAALGTAIVEVLTDPVKAEAMAQRGRKLAERIYEPDRLVDQIVDVYGEVLMEASI, encoded by the coding sequence ATGAGCCCCCGTCGCGTGCTGTTGGTGCTCGGGCCATCCGCCGGGGGCATCCGCCAGCATGTCGCCGTGCTGGCCGGCGCGCTGGAACAGCGGGGCTGGACGGTGCGGGTGGCGGGCCCTCCCGGGGTGATGGACGGGCTCCGCCGTCTCGATGCCGAGATCGACGTCCCGGCGTCCAAGCGGCCGGATCGTCTGCTGCGCGCCGCTGGTCAGCTCCGCCGGGTCCGCGGCGACGCCGAGGTCATCCACGCCCATGGCTTCGGTGCCGCGGCGGTGAGCCGGCTGGCCCGCCTCGGGCGTCCGCTGGTCGTGACGGTCCACAACCTGGTCATCCCCGAGAACGCTGGCCGGTTTCACGCCGCCAAGGTGTGGTTGGCCCGTCAGGTGCTCGCCGGCTGCGACCGCGTGATCGTCATCTCCCCGGAGATCGATGCCGAGGTGGCCACGGTCGTCCCCGACGAGCGTCGACGCTACGTCCTGCCGATGTCGGCCGAACGTTCCCCCGACCGCGATCGGGCCACCACCCGCGAGGCGCTCGGCATCGCCGAGGGCATCCCGTTGGTGGTGGTCGTCGCCCGCATCAACCCTCAGAAGGACCTGGGCACGTTCCTGCGGGCCATGGCGGCGGTACGTGACCGCCTGCCCCAGGTCCGTGCGATCGTCGTCGGCGACGGTGAGGAGGCCGAGGCGACCACGCTGGAGGCACTGCGCCAGTCCCTCCGCTTGGGGTCCACCGTCGAGTTTGTGGGTCGGCGGACCAACCCGGCCGACGAGATGATGGCGGCCGACGTCGTCGCGCTGTCGTCGGCCTGGGAGGGATCGCCGATCGCCGTCGTCGAGGCGCTGCGCCTGGGACGCCCGTTGGTGTCAACCGCGGTCGGCACCGTCCCCTACGACCTGACCGACGGGGTCGACGCCCGGGTGGTGCCGATCGGTGACCCCGCGGCACTCGGGACGGCGATCGTCGAGGTGCTCACAGACCCGGTGAAGGCCGAGGCGATGGCCCAGCGGGGACGGAAATTGGCCGAGCGCATCTACGAGCCCGATCGTCTCGTCGACCAGATCGTCGACGTCTATGGTGAGGTACTGATGGAGGCGAGCATCTGA
- a CDS encoding NUDIX hydrolase, translating to MVEAEMCDPDGGVHARDVVRHPGAVSILPLHDDGTVTLVRQYRVAPDGDLLEIPAGKADRNDEDPVDLALRELAEEVGLAASSCVRLAGFYLSPGYSDEWHETFLATGLSEVPTEFDGVEERHMDLVRLGLTDAVEAVASGGIVDAKTIIALLATERRGPGARST from the coding sequence ATGGTCGAGGCCGAGATGTGCGACCCCGACGGCGGCGTCCACGCCCGTGACGTCGTGCGTCATCCAGGAGCGGTCTCGATACTGCCGCTGCACGACGACGGCACGGTCACGCTCGTTCGCCAGTATCGGGTGGCCCCCGACGGCGACCTGTTGGAGATCCCCGCCGGCAAGGCCGATCGAAACGACGAGGATCCGGTCGACCTGGCGCTGCGTGAGCTGGCCGAGGAGGTGGGTCTCGCAGCGAGCAGCTGCGTGCGCCTCGCCGGGTTCTATCTGTCGCCCGGCTACAGCGACGAATGGCACGAGACCTTCCTCGCCACCGGCCTGAGCGAGGTGCCCACCGAGTTCGACGGGGTCGAGGAGCGCCACATGGACCTGGTGCGGCTCGGCCTGACCGATGCGGTCGAGGCGGTCGCCTCCGGCGGCATCGTCGACGCCAAGACGATCATCGCGCTGCTGGCCACCGAACGCCGGGGACCGGGCGCGCGCTCGACATGA
- a CDS encoding tyrosine recombinase, translated as MTGGSVAVDGEVCAPTDPTVDAFLGWLRVERGRAPSTVQAYRRDLLAHLAWLERSKLSVDGGAAPEPTRTDLERWVRSLLDEGRARSSVARAVASVRGWYRFRAEELGCDDPAVDLDGVGTADLVPKALAADVVAALLDGIDGADPASLRDRALLELLYGAGLRVSEATGLSLGDVDLDGALVRVLGKGRKERILPVGRSVLTTMADYFDGGRGELAARNARPTRDAADAVFLNQRGGRLSRQGAWLILQRRGAAAGLDVTTLSPHVLRHSYATHLVDGGADLRTVQELLGHARLTTTQRYTRVAMDTLVAAYRSAHPRASMPGGRQKAGGGS; from the coding sequence ATGACCGGAGGCTCGGTCGCCGTCGACGGCGAGGTCTGCGCGCCCACCGATCCCACCGTCGACGCGTTTCTGGGGTGGTTGCGGGTGGAGCGGGGCCGCGCCCCGTCCACCGTCCAGGCCTATCGTCGCGACCTCCTGGCCCACCTCGCCTGGCTGGAGCGGTCGAAGCTGAGCGTCGACGGGGGAGCGGCCCCGGAGCCGACGCGCACCGACCTGGAGCGGTGGGTGCGCTCGCTGCTCGACGAGGGCCGGGCCCGCTCGTCGGTGGCCCGGGCGGTGGCCTCGGTGCGGGGCTGGTACCGCTTTCGGGCCGAGGAGCTGGGGTGCGACGATCCGGCCGTCGACCTCGACGGGGTGGGTACCGCCGATCTGGTGCCCAAGGCACTGGCCGCCGACGTGGTCGCGGCGTTGCTCGACGGCATCGACGGTGCCGACCCGGCCTCGCTGCGCGACCGGGCGCTGTTGGAGCTGCTCTACGGGGCGGGCCTGAGGGTGTCGGAGGCGACCGGGCTGTCGCTGGGGGACGTCGACCTCGACGGCGCCCTGGTGCGGGTGCTCGGCAAGGGCCGCAAGGAACGCATCTTGCCGGTCGGCCGCTCGGTGCTGACCACGATGGCCGACTATTTCGATGGCGGCCGGGGCGAGCTGGCCGCCCGCAACGCCCGCCCCACCCGCGACGCGGCCGACGCGGTTTTTCTCAACCAGCGGGGGGGTCGCCTGTCCCGCCAGGGAGCCTGGTTGATCCTGCAGCGTCGTGGGGCTGCGGCCGGCCTGGACGTCACCACGCTGTCGCCGCACGTCCTGCGCCACAGCTATGCCACCCACCTCGTCGACGGCGGCGCCGACCTGCGCACGGTGCAGGAACTGCTCGGCCATGCACGGCTGACGACCACCCAGCGCTACACCAGGGTGGCGATGGACACGCTGGTGGCGGCCTATCGCTCGGCCCATCCCCGGGCCTCGATGCCCGGCGGCCGGCAGAAGGCCGGCGGTGGATCATGA
- a CDS encoding HD domain-containing protein, translating into MKDSPAHLYRRFRYHVGPTPDPWSSDRWAAQRLEGEELALFASMTVRDRVHSVAVARRVEAALIGSAVDWAVRAALLHDVGKSLAPLGTTGRVIASLAEGSAAGDWLEARAHSRVAPIARMGAYLTYTELGAQRLERLGSHPMVCAWAREHHLPADQWTVPQAIGQVLAEADGAA; encoded by the coding sequence ATGAAGGACTCACCAGCGCACCTGTACCGCCGATTCCGCTATCACGTCGGCCCCACCCCCGACCCGTGGTCGTCGGACCGCTGGGCCGCCCAACGCCTCGAAGGTGAGGAGCTGGCGCTGTTCGCGTCGATGACCGTGCGCGACCGGGTCCATTCGGTGGCGGTCGCCCGCCGGGTGGAGGCGGCGCTCATCGGTTCGGCGGTCGACTGGGCGGTGCGGGCAGCGCTGCTTCACGACGTCGGTAAGTCGCTCGCCCCGCTGGGCACGACGGGCCGGGTGATCGCCTCGCTCGCCGAGGGCAGCGCCGCCGGCGACTGGCTCGAGGCCCGGGCCCACAGCCGGGTCGCCCCGATCGCAAGGATGGGCGCCTACCTGACGTACACCGAGCTCGGGGCGCAGCGCCTCGAGCGGCTGGGCTCACATCCGATGGTGTGCGCCTGGGCCCGAGAGCATCATCTACCGGCGGACCAATGGACCGTGCCCCAGGCGATCGGACAGGTGTTGGCCGAGGCCGACGGGGCTGCCTGA
- a CDS encoding amidohydrolase family protein — MRTIIRNGTLYDGELAAPKRADVLIADDGTVEAIGVALAAPDDAEVIDAEGCWVTPGFLDIHTHYDAELEIAPALSESLRHGVTTTLIGSCGLSLVVGEPEDLADTFCRVEGIPRDIVLPMLEDIVDWKGPAEYVDHLSSLPLGPNVVGMAGHSTLRTHVLGMERSLDRTVRPDQGELDAMSRLVSEGMEAGLLGMSVNLLPWDKMGGERFRSRPTPSVFARFAEYRRLTEPIRAGDGVFQAIPNLQTRWSFGPILDMSRPRDGRALRTSMLTMMDAPPAMGAYRALGAVANLYNSKLGAHVRFQALPTPFDVYTDGIENPVFEEFGAGTEALHLEDVDARRQLMGAPGYQQMFRKQWTSKVAPRAYHRNLSEARIVSAPDTSLDGRTFAEVAAQRGADPLDTFLDLQATYGNDLRWYTVIANANPGHLQSIVSHPAAMIGFSDAGAHLRNMAFYNFPLRMLKRVRDAELAGAPFMSVQQAVHKLTADIADFHRIDAGRLAVGKRADVVVIDPERLDDSVEEVHEQQMVGFGDLDRLVRRNDDTVRAVLVNGRVAWRGGIPAADLGTARHYGQFLPLGG; from the coding sequence ATGCGCACGATCATCCGCAACGGAACGCTTTACGACGGCGAGCTGGCGGCGCCAAAGCGCGCCGATGTGCTCATCGCCGACGACGGCACGGTCGAGGCGATCGGCGTCGCGCTGGCGGCGCCCGACGACGCCGAGGTGATCGACGCCGAGGGGTGCTGGGTGACGCCCGGGTTTCTCGACATCCACACCCACTACGACGCCGAACTCGAGATCGCCCCGGCGCTGTCGGAGTCGCTGCGCCACGGTGTCACCACGACGCTGATCGGCTCGTGCGGGCTGTCGCTCGTCGTCGGCGAACCCGAGGACCTGGCCGACACGTTCTGTCGGGTGGAGGGCATCCCGCGCGACATCGTGTTGCCGATGCTCGAGGACATCGTCGACTGGAAGGGGCCGGCCGAGTACGTCGACCACCTGTCGTCGCTGCCACTGGGCCCCAACGTCGTCGGCATGGCCGGGCACTCCACCCTGCGCACCCACGTACTGGGCATGGAGCGCAGCCTGGACCGCACCGTGCGCCCCGACCAAGGCGAACTCGACGCCATGTCGCGCCTGGTCTCCGAGGGCATGGAGGCGGGCCTGCTGGGCATGTCGGTCAACCTGCTGCCCTGGGACAAGATGGGTGGCGAACGGTTCCGCAGCCGGCCGACCCCCTCGGTGTTCGCCCGCTTCGCCGAGTACCGGCGCCTCACCGAACCCATCCGGGCGGGCGACGGGGTGTTTCAGGCGATCCCCAACCTGCAGACCCGCTGGAGCTTCGGCCCGATCCTCGATATGAGCCGACCCCGAGACGGCCGGGCGCTGCGAACGTCGATGCTGACGATGATGGATGCGCCCCCGGCGATGGGCGCCTACCGGGCGCTCGGTGCGGTCGCCAACCTGTACAACTCCAAGCTGGGTGCCCACGTGCGCTTTCAGGCGCTGCCCACCCCGTTCGACGTGTACACCGACGGCATCGAGAACCCGGTGTTCGAGGAGTTCGGGGCCGGCACCGAGGCGCTGCACCTCGAGGATGTCGACGCCCGCCGCCAGCTGATGGGCGCTCCGGGCTATCAGCAGATGTTCCGCAAGCAATGGACCTCCAAGGTGGCGCCACGGGCCTATCACCGCAACCTGTCGGAGGCTCGTATCGTGTCGGCACCCGACACCTCGCTCGACGGTCGCACCTTCGCCGAGGTGGCCGCCCAACGGGGCGCCGATCCGCTCGACACCTTCCTCGACCTGCAGGCGACCTATGGCAACGACCTGCGGTGGTACACGGTGATCGCCAACGCCAACCCAGGGCACCTCCAGTCGATCGTGTCCCATCCGGCGGCGATGATCGGCTTCTCCGACGCCGGAGCGCACCTGCGCAACATGGCCTTCTACAACTTCCCGCTGCGCATGCTGAAGCGCGTGCGCGACGCCGAGCTGGCCGGGGCGCCGTTTATGTCGGTGCAACAGGCCGTGCACAAGCTGACCGCCGACATCGCCGACTTCCACCGCATCGACGCCGGCCGTCTGGCGGTCGGCAAGCGGGCCGACGTGGTCGTGATCGACCCCGAGCGGCTCGACGACAGCGTCGAGGAGGTGCACGAGCAGCAGATGGTGGGCTTTGGGGATCTCGATCGCCTGGTGCGTCGCAACGACGACACGGTGCGGGCCGTGCTGGTCAACGGTCGGGTGGCCTGGCGCGGCGGCATTCCTGCTGCCGACTTGGGCACCGCCAGGCACTACGGCCAGTTCCTCCCCCTCGGCGGTTGA
- the trpS gene encoding tryptophan--tRNA ligase → MVPSPPSASDGARARVFSGIQPSGVLHLGNLLGATLRWTEVQHQADAIFCVVDLHALTVPRPPGEIGQATLDMATDVLASGLDPEQCIFFVQSTVPQHAELAWVMQTVTAFGELSRMTQFKEKRDRAEAGDGFISAGLFTYPALMAADILLYDTTEVPVGDDQGQHVELTRDAANRFNSRYGDTFVIPQATLPLAGARVMDLQAPTNKMSKSTDTDAGIIYLSDTPAAITKKFKRAVTDSETEVRYDRAAKPGVSNLLSILGAATGRTPEAAAEGIERYGDLKVATAQAVVELLAPIQARAAELRDDPAEVRRQLARGTERATEQAAAVMDRVWDRLGTLRS, encoded by the coding sequence ATGGTCCCCTCCCCTCCCTCGGCCTCCGACGGCGCGCGCGCCCGGGTGTTCTCGGGCATTCAACCCTCCGGCGTCCTTCACCTGGGCAACCTGCTGGGAGCAACGCTTCGTTGGACCGAGGTGCAACACCAGGCCGACGCCATCTTCTGCGTCGTCGACCTGCATGCCCTGACCGTGCCCCGGCCACCCGGCGAGATCGGTCAGGCAACGCTGGACATGGCCACCGACGTGCTCGCCTCCGGACTCGACCCGGAGCAGTGCATCTTCTTCGTGCAGTCGACGGTGCCCCAGCACGCCGAGCTGGCGTGGGTCATGCAGACGGTCACCGCCTTCGGCGAACTCAGCCGCATGACCCAGTTCAAGGAGAAGCGCGATCGCGCCGAGGCCGGCGACGGGTTCATCTCGGCCGGGCTGTTCACCTACCCCGCACTGATGGCCGCCGACATCCTGCTGTACGACACGACCGAGGTGCCGGTCGGCGATGACCAGGGCCAGCACGTCGAGCTCACCCGCGACGCGGCCAACCGCTTCAACTCGCGCTACGGCGACACCTTCGTGATCCCCCAGGCCACGCTGCCCCTGGCCGGTGCCCGGGTGATGGACCTGCAGGCACCGACCAACAAAATGTCAAAGTCGACCGACACCGACGCCGGGATCATCTACCTCTCGGACACCCCGGCGGCGATCACCAAGAAGTTCAAGCGGGCCGTGACCGACTCGGAGACCGAGGTTCGATACGACCGGGCCGCCAAGCCCGGCGTGTCCAACCTGTTGTCCATCCTCGGTGCCGCCACCGGCCGCACCCCCGAGGCGGCGGCCGAGGGCATCGAACGCTACGGCGACCTGAAGGTGGCCACCGCCCAAGCGGTCGTCGAGCTGCTCGCGCCGATCCAGGCCCGAGCGGCCGAGCTGCGGGACGACCCGGCTGAGGTACGCCGCCAGCTGGCCCGAGGCACCGAGCGGGCGACCGAACAAGCGGCTGCTGTGATGGACCGCGTCTGGGACCGCCTGGGCACCCTCCGCTCCTGA
- a CDS encoding ferritin-like domain-containing protein, with protein MSDFLTQYSVQRWMEACPQGYLEDTVYGHEEGLKEPPDILDNELMLESTIGSTVQLVVGERAALAASSGLVNAAPDFASKRFLATQTLDEARHVEIFTQRLFDLGVKPENLESTIDQFANPNLVKFAEVLLEKVEAGDFLAGVVGQNIVLEGLAFTVFEMFEAASRESNPKFAQTLKGTIADERRHVGFGENRIGGLIAQHPEKKPEIERMQKEMSYYMLATFADAFADSGASIDEGRRLAEEAAKAEGRELANTNWHGANLAMVSPDELEAVLSDTVLAEFKVRLGRIGLEYQSPMVPA; from the coding sequence ATGTCCGACTTTCTGACCCAGTATTCGGTCCAGCGATGGATGGAGGCGTGTCCTCAGGGCTACCTGGAGGACACGGTGTACGGGCACGAGGAGGGGCTGAAGGAACCGCCGGATATTCTCGACAACGAGCTGATGCTCGAGAGCACGATCGGGTCGACGGTGCAGCTGGTCGTGGGGGAACGGGCGGCCCTGGCCGCCTCGTCGGGGCTGGTGAACGCCGCCCCCGACTTCGCCTCAAAGCGGTTCCTCGCCACCCAGACACTGGACGAGGCGCGACACGTGGAGATCTTCACCCAGCGGCTCTTCGACCTGGGGGTGAAGCCCGAGAACCTGGAATCCACCATCGATCAGTTCGCCAACCCCAACCTGGTGAAGTTTGCCGAGGTGTTGTTGGAAAAGGTGGAAGCGGGCGACTTCCTCGCCGGTGTGGTCGGGCAGAACATCGTGCTCGAGGGCCTGGCCTTCACGGTGTTCGAGATGTTCGAGGCGGCATCGCGTGAGTCCAACCCGAAGTTTGCTCAGACCCTGAAGGGCACGATCGCCGACGAGCGGCGGCACGTCGGCTTCGGCGAGAATCGCATCGGAGGGCTGATCGCCCAGCATCCGGAGAAGAAGCCGGAGATCGAGCGGATGCAGAAGGAGATGAGCTACTACATGCTCGCCACCTTCGCCGACGCCTTTGCCGACTCCGGGGCCTCGATCGACGAGGGCCGGCGCTTGGCCGAGGAGGCCGCCAAGGCCGAAGGCAGGGAGCTGGCCAACACCAACTGGCACGGTGCCAACCTCGCGATGGTGTCGCCCGACGAGCTGGAGGCCGTGCTGAGCGACACGGTGCTCGCCGAGTTCAAGGTGCGCCTGGGACGGATCGGGCTGGAGTACCAGTCGCCGATGGTGCCGGCGTGA